The Stieleria maiorica genome includes the window CAACAGTTGCCGCATTCGCGATCGAGCGCTATGCTACAGGGGTAGATCGCATGCCACGATGAGCCGGTTGATTGTGAGCATCGAGCGATTCACCAGTCGCGTCTAATTCAGGGCTTTCCCATGCGTTTGATCCTCTTCGCCTTCATCGTCATCATCGCGCTGGCCAACGTGCTGCTCGAGTCGGCGGTCAGTGTGGCCCAGTCGACGACGGCGGATGCCCCGGCGGGCGAGGCGAAAGCGCCCTCCGAGGACGCGTCCGACGAGTCCTACCTGCGGATCAAGAAAGATGAGAACGGTAGAAAAGTCGCGTTGCAAACCGCGATTGTTCGGTTTCACGGCAAGCCCGGCACACGTTACGACGGTGCCATCGTGGATCTGGTCGGCGTCGTCCACATCGGCGAAAAAGCGTATTACCAAGATCTGAACCAGCGGCTGTCGAAGTACGATTCGGTGCTGTACGAGCTGGTCGCCCCCGACGGCACGCGGATTCGTCCGGAGGATTTGAAGAAACGCCGGTCACTGGTCGCTTCGATGCAAACCGGCATGAAGGACATGCTGGAACTGGAATACCAGTTGGAACTGGTCGACTACATGGCCGAAAATTTTCGACATGCGGACATGAGCCCCGAGGAGTTCAGCGAAGATCTGCAGCGACGCGGCGATAGCGTGTTGAAGATGATCGCGCGGATGATGGGCGCCGGCTTGGCGACGCAATCGAAAAACGGCGGCGACTTGGGCGTGTTGATGGCACTGTTCAGCGACGACCGCTCGACCGCGATGAAAAACGCCATGGCCACCCAGTTGATCGACATGGAAGCGGTGACCGTTGGGCTGAATGACGCCAACGGCGAGAACACGCTGATCAAGGGACGCAACGCAAAGGCGTTCCAAGTGCTTCGCGAAGAGCTAGCTGCCGGCAAGGAAACGCTGGCCGTGTTCTATGGTGCCGGGCACTTGGCCGACATGGCCGAACGACTGGAAAAGGATTTCGGCATGAAGGCCGGCAAGACGACTTGGTTAAATGCTTGGGACCTGGCCGGCAATTGAATGTCGAGCCCTTCGGTAGCGGAAGCCGCGTAGGCTTTCGGAATGCAGCCGGCTTCGCCGCCGGAAGCGAAACGCTTGGCGAGTTCCGCTACGTGGGTAGCAAGCGTGGAGGCTCACTCCTTAAGCCGCCTGCTTCGTCGCTGATTCTTGCGGGATCGAGGCATGAGCGATCGCTGCTTCCTTCGGATCGTACTCGGCCTCCATCCGCAACAACGCGTCCTGGATGCGCCGTGTGAACTCCGCAACCGACTCTCCGTCGCGCGGGTACATCGGGTCGCCGAACACGCCGTCGATGCGGCAAAACGGAAGCGGGATTTGCGTGCGGTCCCAGGTTCGCGACAGCACGATCCGGCGTCGGGGGACGAGCGACATCGGCAGCACCGGGGCACCCGTCTTTTGCGACAGCATCGCGATTCCGGGATTGACGACCCCGCGCGGTCCTTTGGGCCCGTCGACGGCCAAGCAAGCCGGTTTGCCGCTGCAGACATGATTGACCATCGCTCGCAGCGCCGTCATGCCACCCTTGCGGCGGGCACCACCACTGCCGCGAATCGGAATCACCCCGAGCTTGTTGAGCGTCCGAGCGATCAGGTCGCCGTCCTTGCTGCGCGAAACCATCGCGCCGGCGCCCTCTTTCTCTTCGGCCAGGATGACCATCGCAATCTGGTGCCCATGCAAGCCGGCGTAAACATACGGCTGGCCGTCGGCGCGCAAGCGGTCTCGTGAATCGTTGATCGCGTTGACGCGACAGGTGGCGCGCAACAGTCGGATTAATCCCGTCACCAAGAAGGGCAGCACTCGATTCATTCCCAGATTCCGTTCCGTTTGCTGTCAATTCATTTCGCCGGCCGTGAAACTCGGCATGCACGTAGATAAGCTCGCCGGCGTTTGGAGACAAGATCGATTACGGCGGAGTGACTCATTCTCCGCCGGCGGGGTTTTCGATCCAGATCTGAAAGCAGGGCGCACAGAGCAGGATTCTGCGGCGACAATGCACCTGGTTTTCCGCGTCGACCTGCGGGGTCGATTCGAGTTGTTTGATCACCCGCCCCCATTCGGCGTCCATCTCGTCCGGATCAAGGGTGGCGGGGGAATCCAGGATAGGAGGCGACGAATCGACGGTGGCATGAATGTCAATTTCATAGAACTCGCCTCGTCCACCGATCAACTCCTTCAGGCATCGATCGCACAGACCGGGCGGATCGGAATCGAAATCATCCATCACACAGGCTCGATTCGAAGAGTGGAAGACGAGAGGGGCGTGCCGCGATGTCAGTATAACGCATCGGCCTGCCCGGCACGTGCGCTGCCGGGCAGGCGGGCGAACGAGCGGGAGCGGGGGAAGTGGGGGAGAGAATGTTGGTCAAAAAATGGGGGGGGCAAAAAATGAAGCCGACCGGGGTGGAAGCTCAACGCAATCAGCCGGTCACGCGAACGAGCCCGTATTTTTGGCCAGCGCGGGGATCGGGTAAGAAGATTTTGGGGGTAAGAAAATGATCAGATGCACCCTCCGTTCGATTGGCCCAATTTTCCTGCCTCCAAAATTTTCCTACCGCTCTCCCAGCTGCCGTGCCCTGTCACGTCGGTGGGCATCAGGAGAAGGATGGCAGTATGATTCGGGGCAGAATGATTGGATGCCCGTGGGCTGGCGCCAAGAGAGTACGGCGGAATCAAAATCCTAATAATCCACGAATGAAAATTCGCGATCACCGAGATGACTTACACAGCTCAGGCAAGGCCCGACCGACGTCTTCATCTTTTCGCCACCCCATCTTTTCGCCCCACCTCCAGCCTGGCCTGATGAAAAGTACGTGGCGTCGAAAACTGGTGAACCGGCAACGATTGAAAATTGCAAAATGAACAGTGCAAATTGCGAAATGATTTGAGCGACGATTCCCGGCAAATTTGAATTTTGCAATGAACAGATTGCAATTTGCAATCGAGGGCTCCAGCAGAATCGCTGAACGTCCCCGAACCTACCCAACGTTCCAAGTTCCATTGATTTTCGCCAGCCCACCTCCAGCCCCCCGATCTTCCGCCTTCCATTGATCCAACCTGGATGCGATGAAGTCGACGATCGCTTGCTGTTGTTGGCTGCCACGGCCTTCGATTTCCATCGGCTCACCGAACGCAAACCGCACCTTTTTTTCCGGTCGGATCGGCCCCAGGTCCTTGATCCATTTTCCGTTGCCCCAGGCATCGGTCTGCAGCGCGATCGGCAGCACGGGGACCTTGGTTCGCGCCGCCAGCTTGACCCCGATCGTGTTGAATGATCTGGGATCGAAGGTCTCGCTGCGCGTGGTTTGGGGGAACACGACGACCGAGATACCTTTGCCAAGTCGCTCGGCCCCCATGCCCATCACCTGCTTCAAATCTTCACGCGGGTTGTCTCGCGACACGGCAATCGGATCGCGGGAGCGGAGGATGTGCCGAAACACCGGATAGTCCATCAGGCTTTGCTTGACGACGAAGGTCACGTCGCAGACCGGTTGGA containing:
- a CDS encoding lysophospholipid acyltransferase family protein, whose amino-acid sequence is MNRVLPFLVTGLIRLLRATCRVNAINDSRDRLRADGQPYVYAGLHGHQIAMVILAEEKEGAGAMVSRSKDGDLIARTLNKLGVIPIRGSGGARRKGGMTALRAMVNHVCSGKPACLAVDGPKGPRGVVNPGIAMLSQKTGAPVLPMSLVPRRRIVLSRTWDRTQIPLPFCRIDGVFGDPMYPRDGESVAEFTRRIQDALLRMEAEYDPKEAAIAHASIPQESATKQAA
- a CDS encoding TraB/GumN family protein translates to MRLILFAFIVIIALANVLLESAVSVAQSTTADAPAGEAKAPSEDASDESYLRIKKDENGRKVALQTAIVRFHGKPGTRYDGAIVDLVGVVHIGEKAYYQDLNQRLSKYDSVLYELVAPDGTRIRPEDLKKRRSLVASMQTGMKDMLELEYQLELVDYMAENFRHADMSPEEFSEDLQRRGDSVLKMIARMMGAGLATQSKNGGDLGVLMALFSDDRSTAMKNAMATQLIDMEAVTVGLNDANGENTLIKGRNAKAFQVLREELAAGKETLAVFYGAGHLADMAERLEKDFGMKAGKTTWLNAWDLAGN
- a CDS encoding lysophospholipid acyltransferase family protein, with amino-acid sequence MKGNQSPHCNELLADIDGRYLTEPRPSGWISTRFPTFTFYSQFLGNVFRSSNVARRGQYDSLRWSQTSFEVLQSLESVGVRFEVSGLQNLANLTTPCVLVGNHMSMLETIVLPAIIQPVCDVTFVVKQSLMDYPVFRHILRSRDPIAVSRDNPREDLKQVMGMGAERLGKGISVVVFPQTTRSETFDPRSFNTIGVKLAARTKVPVLPIALQTDAWGNGKWIKDLGPIRPEKKVRFAFGEPMEIEGRGSQQQQAIVDFIASRLDQWKAEDRGAGGGLAKINGTWNVG